The Candidatus Binatia bacterium genome includes a window with the following:
- a CDS encoding ribbon-helix-helix domain-containing protein encodes MGHTITVRLPEDLATWLEDLSTRTGVPQGKIVRDQLEKARATRAQQRFMRLAGAASGPRDLSSRKGFSRA; translated from the coding sequence ATGGGTCATACGATAACGGTTCGTCTGCCGGAGGACCTTGCGACGTGGCTCGAGGATCTGTCGACCAGGACCGGCGTGCCGCAGGGGAAGATCGTGCGCGACCAGTTGGAAAAGGCGCGGGCGACCAGGGCGCAGCAGCGATTCATGCGTCTCGCGGGCGCCGCCAGCGGCCCGCGTGATCTGTCCTCCCGCAAGGGCTTCTCGCGCGCGTGA
- a CDS encoding pilus assembly protein, producing the protein MNGLADTGFLVAFLNRHDRHHTWAVGLAGQVTDPLLTCEPVLAETAFHVRNVALVLDLVTAGLVALAFDVNDHLPQLRALARRYADRQPDLADLCLVRMSEIHPRHSVLTVDRADFSVFRRNKREVIPLICPPER; encoded by the coding sequence GTGAACGGGCTGGCGGACACCGGGTTCCTCGTTGCCTTCCTCAACCGCCACGACCGTCACCATACGTGGGCGGTCGGGTTGGCCGGGCAGGTAACCGACCCACTGCTAACGTGCGAGCCCGTGCTCGCCGAGACCGCTTTCCATGTGCGGAATGTCGCGCTCGTCCTCGACCTTGTCACGGCTGGTCTCGTCGCCCTGGCGTTCGACGTCAACGACCACCTCCCGCAACTGCGAGCCCTGGCCCGGCGCTACGCCGATCGTCAGCCCGACCTCGCCGACCTCTGCCTCGTCCGGATGAGCGAGATCCACCCCCGCCACAGCGTGCTGACGGTGGACCGGGCCGACTTCAGCGTGTTCCGCCGCAACAAGCGGGAGGTGATCCCGCTGATCTGCCCGCCGGAGAGGTGA